The Bacillus vallismortis genome window below encodes:
- the dacA gene encoding D-alanyl-D-alanine carboxypeptidase, whose translation MNIMKCKQLLMSLVVLTLAVTCLAPMSKAKAASDPIDINAAAAIMIEASSGKILYSKNADKRLPIASMTKMMTEYLLLEAIDEGKVKWDQTYTPDDYVYEISQDNSLSNVPLRKDGKYTVKELYQATAIYSANAAAIGIAEIVAGSETEFVKKMNAKAKELGLTDYKFVNATGLENKDLHGHQPEGTSADEESEVSAKDMAILADHLITDYPEVLETSSIAKTKFREGTDDEMDMPNWNFMLKGLVSEYKKATVDGLKTGSTDSAGSCFTGTAELNGMRVITVVLNAKGNIHTGRFDETKKMFDYAFDNFSMKEMYAEGDQVKGHKEISVDKGKEKETAIVTNKAFSLPVKNGEEKNYKAKVTLNKDTLTAPVKKGTKVGQLTAEYTGDEKDYGFLNSNLAGVDLVTKEKVEKANWFVLTMRSIGGFFAGIWGSIVDTVTGWF comes from the coding sequence TTGAACATCATGAAATGTAAACAGTTATTGATGTCATTGGTTGTATTAACACTAGCTGTCACTTGTTTGGCTCCAATGTCAAAAGCAAAAGCAGCCAGTGATCCAATTGATATCAATGCAGCAGCTGCTATTATGATCGAAGCTTCTTCAGGTAAAATTCTGTACAGTAAAAATGCAGATAAGAGACTGCCAATTGCCAGTATGACAAAAATGATGACAGAGTATCTGTTATTAGAAGCAATTGATGAAGGTAAAGTGAAATGGGACCAAACCTATACACCTGATGACTATGTGTATGAGATTTCCCAAGATAACAGCTTATCAAACGTCCCTCTTCGTAAGGACGGGAAATACACAGTAAAAGAACTATATCAAGCTACAGCAATTTATTCTGCAAATGCTGCCGCTATTGGGATTGCAGAAATCGTTGCGGGTTCTGAAACTGAATTTGTGAAAAAAATGAATGCAAAAGCGAAAGAACTTGGCTTAACAGATTACAAATTTGTTAACGCAACAGGTCTTGAAAACAAAGATCTTCACGGGCATCAGCCCGAGGGGACAAGCGCAGATGAAGAAAGTGAAGTTTCTGCTAAGGATATGGCGATTCTTGCAGATCACTTGATTACTGACTACCCTGAGGTTCTCGAGACCTCCAGTATCGCCAAAACCAAGTTCAGAGAGGGCACCGATGATGAAATGGACATGCCCAACTGGAACTTCATGCTGAAAGGGCTCGTCAGCGAGTATAAAAAAGCGACTGTAGATGGTCTGAAAACAGGTTCTACCGACTCTGCGGGTTCATGCTTCACAGGAACAGCCGAACTCAACGGAATGCGTGTCATTACTGTTGTATTGAACGCAAAGGGCAACATTCATACAGGCCGTTTCGATGAGACCAAAAAAATGTTCGATTATGCCTTCGACAATTTCTCCATGAAAGAAATGTACGCTGAAGGCGATCAAGTAAAGGGCCATAAAGAAATTTCAGTTGATAAGGGTAAAGAGAAAGAAACAGCCATTGTGACAAACAAAGCATTCTCTCTTCCTGTAAAAAATGGTGAAGAAAAGAATTACAAAGCGAAGGTCACATTAAATAAAGATACGCTAACTGCTCCTGTGAAAAAAGGAACGAAGGTTGGGCAACTGACTGCGGAATATACAGGTGATGAAAAGGATTACGGATTCCTTAACAGCAATCTGGCCGGGGTAGACCTTGTTACAAAAGAAAAAGTAGAAAAAGCAAACTGGTTTGTTCTGACAATGCGCAGTATCGGCGGATTTTTCGCCGGCATTTGGGGAAGTATTGTTGATACGGTAACCGGCTGGTTTTAA
- the pdxS gene encoding pyridoxal 5'-phosphate synthase lyase subunit PdxS, with protein MAQTGTERVKRGMAEMQKGGVIMDVINAEQAKIAEEAGAVAVMALERVPADIRAAGGVARMADPTIVEEVMNAVSIPVMAKARIGHIVEARVLEAMGVDYIDESEVLTPADEEFHLNKNEYKVPFVCGCRDLGEATRRIAEGASMLRTKGEPGTGNIVEAVRHMRKVNAQVRKVVAMSDDELMTEAKNLGAPYELLLQIKKDGKLPVVNFAAGGVATPADAALMMQLGADGVFVGSGIFKSDNPAKFAKAIVEATTHYTDYKLIAELSKDLGTAMKGIEISNLLPEQRMQERGW; from the coding sequence ATGGCTCAAACAGGTACTGAACGTGTAAAACGCGGAATGGCAGAAATGCAAAAGGGCGGCGTCATCATGGACGTCATCAATGCGGAACAAGCGAAAATTGCTGAAGAGGCTGGAGCTGTCGCTGTAATGGCGCTGGAGCGAGTACCAGCTGATATTCGCGCGGCTGGAGGAGTTGCCCGTATGGCTGACCCTACAATCGTGGAAGAAGTAATGAATGCAGTATCTATCCCGGTAATGGCGAAAGCGCGTATCGGACATATTGTTGAAGCGCGTGTGCTTGAAGCTATGGGTGTTGACTATATTGATGAAAGTGAAGTTCTGACTCCGGCTGACGAAGAATTTCATTTGAATAAAAATGAATACAAAGTTCCTTTCGTCTGCGGCTGCCGTGATCTCGGTGAAGCAACACGCCGTATTGCTGAAGGTGCTTCTATGCTTCGTACGAAAGGTGAGCCTGGAACAGGAAATATTGTTGAGGCTGTTCGCCATATGCGCAAAGTAAACGCTCAAGTGCGTAAAGTAGTTGCGATGAGTGATGATGAACTCATGACAGAAGCGAAAAACTTAGGTGCTCCTTACGAGCTTCTCCTGCAAATTAAAAAAGACGGCAAGCTTCCTGTCGTTAACTTTGCCGCTGGCGGCGTAGCAACTCCTGCTGATGCTGCTCTCATGATGCAGCTTGGTGCTGACGGAGTATTTGTTGGCTCTGGTATTTTCAAATCAGACAATCCTGCTAAATTTGCGAAAGCCATTGTGGAAGCAACAACTCACTACACTGATTACAAATTGATCGCTGAGCTTTCTAAAGATCTTGGTACCGCAATGAAAGGGATTGAAATCTCAAACTTACTTCCAGAACAGCGTATGCAAGAACGCGGCTGGTAG
- the pdxT gene encoding pyridoxal 5'-phosphate synthase glutaminase subunit PdxT gives MLTIGVLGLQGAVREHIRAIEACGAAGLVVKRPEQLNDIDGLILPGGESTTMRRLIDTYQFMEPLREFAAQGKPMFGTCAGLIILAKEIAGSDNTHLGLLNVVVERNSFGRQVDSFEADLTITGLDEPFTGVFIRAPHILEAGENVEVLSEHNGRIVAAKQDQFLGCSFHPELTDDHRVTQLFVQMVEEYKQKALV, from the coding sequence ATGTTAACAATAGGAGTACTAGGACTTCAAGGAGCAGTTAGAGAGCATATCCGTGCAATTGAAGCATGCGGCGCGGCTGGTCTTGTCGTTAAACGTCCGGAGCAGCTGAATGACATTGACGGGCTGATTTTGCCTGGTGGTGAGAGCACAACGATGCGGCGTTTGATTGATACATATCAATTCATGGAGCCGCTTCGTGAATTTGCTGCTCAAGGAAAACCGATGTTCGGGACATGCGCCGGATTAATTATATTAGCAAAAGAAATTGCTGGTTCAGATAATACTCATTTAGGTCTTCTGAATGTGGTTGTTGAACGCAATTCGTTTGGCCGGCAGGTTGACAGTTTTGAAGCTGATTTAACAATCACAGGCCTTGACGAGCCTTTTACAGGGGTATTCATCCGCGCGCCGCATATTTTAGAAGCTGGTGAAAATGTTGAAGTTCTTTCGGAACATAATGGCCGTATTGTAGCCGCTAAACAGGATCAATTCCTAGGCTGCTCATTCCATCCGGAGCTCACAGATGATCACCGAGTGACACAGTTATTTGTTCAAATGGTAGAGGAATACAAGCAGAAAGCACTTGTATAA
- the serS gene encoding serine--tRNA ligase, translating into MLDTKMLRANFQDIKAKLVHKGEDLTDFDKFETLDDRRRELIGKVEELKGKRNEVSQQVAVLKREKKDADHIIKEMREVGEEIKKLDEELRTVESELDTILLSIPNIPHESVPVGETEDDNIEVRQWGEKPSFDYEAKPHWDIADELSILDFERASKVTGSRFVFYKGLGARLERALYNFMLDLHVDEYNYTEVIPPYMVNRASMTGTGQLPKFEEDAFKIREEDYFLIPTAEVPITNMHRDEILSGDSLPINYAAFSACFRSEAGSAGRDTRGLIRQHQFNKVELVKFVKPEDSYEELEKLTNQAERVLQLLELPYRVMSMCTGDLGFTAAKKYDIEVWIPSQDTYREISSCSNFEAFQARRANIRFRREAKGKPEHVHTLNGSGLAVGRTVAAILENYQQEDGSVVIPKVLRPYMGNKEVMKP; encoded by the coding sequence ATGCTTGATACAAAAATGCTGAGAGCAAATTTTCAAGATATTAAAGCAAAGCTTGTACACAAAGGCGAAGACTTAACCGATTTTGATAAGTTTGAGACGCTGGACGATAGACGAAGAGAGCTTATCGGTAAAGTTGAAGAGTTAAAGGGAAAACGGAATGAAGTATCTCAGCAGGTTGCTGTGCTGAAACGTGAGAAAAAAGACGCGGATCACATCATTAAAGAAATGCGTGAAGTCGGTGAGGAGATTAAAAAGCTGGATGAAGAATTAAGAACAGTGGAATCTGAGCTTGATACCATTCTCCTTTCCATCCCAAACATTCCGCATGAGTCTGTTCCTGTAGGTGAAACAGAAGACGACAACATAGAAGTACGTCAATGGGGTGAAAAGCCTTCATTTGATTACGAGGCGAAGCCGCACTGGGATATTGCAGATGAGCTGAGTATTCTTGATTTTGAACGTGCTTCAAAAGTAACAGGAAGCCGTTTCGTTTTCTATAAAGGGTTAGGTGCCCGTCTGGAGCGTGCACTTTATAACTTTATGCTTGATCTGCATGTAGATGAGTATAACTATACTGAAGTGATTCCGCCTTATATGGTAAACCGCGCAAGCATGACAGGAACGGGCCAGCTCCCTAAATTCGAAGAGGATGCATTTAAAATCAGAGAAGAAGATTACTTCTTAATTCCGACCGCGGAAGTACCGATTACAAACATGCATCGCGATGAAATTCTTTCAGGTGACAGCCTGCCGATTAACTATGCGGCATTCAGTGCCTGCTTCCGTTCTGAAGCTGGTTCAGCAGGGCGTGATACACGCGGATTAATCCGTCAGCACCAATTTAATAAAGTTGAGCTTGTGAAGTTTGTGAAGCCTGAAGATTCTTATGAAGAATTAGAGAAGCTTACAAACCAAGCAGAACGAGTTCTTCAGCTGCTCGAGCTTCCATACCGTGTCATGAGCATGTGTACGGGTGATCTAGGTTTTACGGCGGCGAAAAAATACGATATCGAAGTTTGGATCCCAAGCCAAGACACATATCGTGAAATCTCTTCTTGCAGCAACTTCGAAGCGTTTCAGGCAAGACGTGCGAACATTCGTTTCAGACGTGAAGCGAAAGGCAAGCCTGAGCATGTACACACACTGAACGGTTCAGGTCTGGCGGTTGGAAGAACAGTTGCCGCTATCTTAGAAAATTATCAGCAGGAAGACGGAAGCGTTGTAATTCCGAAAGTGCTTCGCCCTTATATGGGGAATAAAGAAGTAATGAAACCATAA
- the dck gene encoding deoxyadenosine/deoxycytidine kinase, producing the protein MKDHHIPKNSIITVAGTVGVGKSTLTKALAKRLGFKTSLEEVDHNPYLEKFYHDFERWSFHLQIYFLAERFKEQKTIFEAGGGFVQDRSIYEDTGIFAKMHADKGTMSKIDYKTYTSLFEAMVMTPYFPHPDVLIYLEGDLENILNRIEERGREMELQTSRSYWEEMHTRYENWISGFNACPVLKLRIEDYDLLNDESSIENIVDQIAAVIHENQKK; encoded by the coding sequence ATGAAAGACCATCACATCCCTAAAAATTCAATTATCACAGTAGCAGGAACAGTAGGTGTCGGAAAATCGACTTTAACAAAAGCTTTGGCTAAACGGCTTGGATTTAAAACCTCTCTGGAGGAAGTCGATCATAATCCATACTTAGAAAAGTTCTATCATGATTTTGAACGTTGGAGTTTTCATCTGCAAATCTATTTCTTAGCTGAACGCTTCAAAGAACAGAAAACGATTTTTGAAGCAGGCGGAGGATTTGTACAGGATCGTTCTATTTATGAAGACACAGGAATTTTCGCGAAAATGCACGCTGACAAAGGGACAATGTCAAAGATTGATTATAAAACCTACACAAGCCTTTTCGAAGCAATGGTCATGACACCGTATTTCCCACACCCTGATGTATTGATCTATTTAGAAGGAGATCTGGAGAACATTTTAAACCGGATTGAAGAACGGGGCCGTGAAATGGAGCTTCAGACAAGCCGGTCTTATTGGGAAGAAATGCATACACGCTATGAAAATTGGATAAGCGGTTTTAACGCCTGCCCTGTTTTAAAGCTTCGCATTGAGGATTATGATCTGCTTAACGACGAAAGCTCAATTGAAAACATTGTAGATCAAATTGCTGCAGTTATTCATGAAAATCAAAAAAAGTGA
- the dgk gene encoding deoxyguanosine kinase, translating into MNTAPFIAIEGPIGAGKTTLATMLSQELEIPMINEIVEDNPYLDKFYDNIEEWSFQLEMFFLCHRYKQLEDTTDYFLKKGQPVIADYHIYKNVIFAERTLSQHQLEKYKKIYHLLTDDLQKPNFIIYIKASLPTLLHRIEKRGRPFEKKIETSYLEQLIADYEVAIKQLQEADPELTVVTIDGDSKDFVLNKSDFERIAAHVKELIV; encoded by the coding sequence ATGAATACAGCCCCTTTTATTGCAATAGAAGGTCCTATCGGGGCAGGAAAAACAACCCTCGCAACGATGCTCTCACAAGAGCTCGAAATCCCTATGATCAATGAGATTGTTGAGGATAACCCGTACCTTGATAAGTTTTATGACAATATAGAGGAATGGAGCTTCCAGCTTGAGATGTTTTTTCTTTGTCACAGATACAAACAGCTTGAAGACACCACTGATTACTTTTTAAAAAAGGGACAGCCTGTGATAGCTGATTATCACATTTATAAAAATGTGATTTTTGCGGAACGCACCCTCTCTCAACATCAGTTGGAAAAATATAAAAAGATTTATCACCTGTTAACAGATGATCTGCAAAAGCCGAATTTCATCATTTACATAAAGGCTAGTCTGCCCACCCTGTTACATCGCATTGAAAAACGCGGACGCCCCTTTGAGAAGAAAATTGAAACAAGCTATTTGGAGCAGCTGATCGCAGATTATGAAGTCGCCATCAAACAGCTGCAGGAAGCAGATCCTGAACTTACAGTTGTAACGATAGATGGTGATTCAAAAGACTTCGTTTTGAATAAGAGCGACTTTGAACGCATTGCCGCCCATGTAAAGGAGCTTATCGTATGA
- a CDS encoding LysM peptidoglycan-binding domain-containing protein — MVKQGDTLSAIASQYRTTVSEIAETNEIPNPDSLVVGQTIVIPIAGQFYDVQQGDTLTSIARRFNTTAAELARINRIQLNAVLQIGFRLYIPPIPKRDIESNAYLEPRGNQISENLQQAAREASPYLTYLGAFSFQAQRDGTLVAPPLTNLRSITENQNTTLMMIITNLENQAFSDELGRIILNDNTVKRRLLNEIVENARRYGFYDIHFDFEYLRPQDREAYNQFLREARDLFHREGFEISTALAPKTSATQQGRWYEAHDYRAHGQIVDFVVLMTYEWGYSGGPAQAVSPIGPVRDVIEYALTEMPANKIVMGQNLYGYDWTLPYKAGGPLAKAISPQQALVIAAQNNAAIQYDQTAQAPFFRYTDAENKRHEVWFEDARSIQAKFNLIKELNLRGISYWKLGLSFPQNWLLLSDQFNIVKKTFR, encoded by the coding sequence GTGGTGAAACAAGGCGACACTCTTTCTGCTATCGCTTCACAATACAGAACAACTGTAAGTGAAATCGCAGAAACGAATGAAATACCGAATCCCGACAGCCTTGTTGTCGGACAAACCATTGTCATTCCAATAGCCGGCCAGTTCTATGATGTTCAACAAGGTGATACCCTGACATCCATCGCACGGCGGTTCAATACAACGGCAGCCGAGCTTGCCAGGATTAACCGCATCCAGTTAAATGCCGTGCTGCAGATCGGTTTCCGTTTATACATTCCACCCATTCCTAAACGAGACATCGAGTCAAATGCTTATCTGGAACCACGCGGAAATCAAATCAGTGAAAATCTTCAGCAGGCGGCCCGGGAAGCGTCACCCTACTTAACGTACCTTGGCGCATTCAGTTTTCAGGCACAGCGTGACGGGACCTTAGTCGCCCCGCCTTTAACGAATTTAAGAAGCATTACAGAGAATCAAAACACGACATTGATGATGATTATAACGAACCTTGAAAATCAGGCATTCAGCGATGAGCTCGGCCGGATCATCTTAAACGACAATACTGTGAAAAGAAGACTTTTAAATGAAATAGTCGAGAATGCCAGAAGATATGGGTTCTATGATATTCATTTTGACTTTGAATATTTGCGGCCTCAGGATAGAGAAGCCTATAATCAATTTCTCCGTGAAGCAAGGGATCTTTTCCATCGAGAAGGTTTTGAAATTTCTACTGCGCTCGCCCCTAAAACAAGCGCAACACAGCAAGGCAGATGGTACGAAGCTCATGATTACAGGGCACATGGCCAAATTGTTGACTTTGTTGTTCTCATGACATATGAATGGGGCTACAGCGGAGGACCGGCTCAAGCCGTTTCTCCAATCGGGCCTGTTAGAGATGTTATCGAATATGCTTTGACTGAAATGCCTGCAAATAAAATTGTCATGGGCCAGAATTTATATGGGTATGACTGGACGCTGCCATATAAAGCAGGAGGACCCCTAGCAAAAGCCATAAGCCCTCAGCAAGCCCTTGTCATTGCCGCTCAAAACAACGCAGCCATTCAGTATGACCAAACAGCTCAAGCGCCTTTCTTCCGCTATACTGATGCAGAAAACAAAAGGCACGAGGTATGGTTCGAGGATGCCCGCTCGATCCAAGCAAAATTCAATCTGATTAAAGAGCTGAATTTAAGAGGCATCAGCTATTGGAAACTGGGTCTTTCCTTCCCGCAAAACTGGCTGCTGCTGTCTGATCAATTTAATATTGTCAAAAAGACGTTTCGATAA
- a CDS encoding isochorismatase family cysteine hydrolase, with the protein MSKADTALLIVDIINNFKFDMGESLAKKTEKIVPHILSLKEHARQNDWPIIYINDHYGLWQADIKNIQQECTNERSKDIIRQIAPEDADYFLIKPKHSAFYETALHTLLTELQVEHIIITGIAGNICVLFTANDAYMREYSITIPKDCIASNRDEDNEFALTMMENVLFAEITTEKQITEK; encoded by the coding sequence TTGTCCAAAGCAGACACAGCTCTTCTCATTGTAGACATAATCAATAATTTTAAATTCGATATGGGGGAAAGCCTCGCTAAAAAAACAGAAAAAATCGTTCCTCACATTTTATCATTAAAGGAGCATGCGAGACAAAATGACTGGCCGATTATTTACATTAATGACCATTACGGACTTTGGCAAGCTGATATTAAAAATATTCAGCAAGAATGCACAAATGAAAGAAGCAAAGATATCATCAGACAAATAGCTCCGGAAGATGCCGATTATTTTTTAATCAAGCCGAAGCATTCCGCCTTTTACGAAACAGCCCTTCACACTCTCCTTACCGAATTGCAGGTGGAGCATATTATCATAACAGGTATAGCCGGGAACATATGCGTGCTGTTTACCGCTAATGACGCTTACATGAGGGAATACAGCATCACGATTCCTAAAGACTGCATCGCCTCAAATCGTGATGAAGACAACGAATTTGCCTTAACCATGATGGAGAATGTTCTTTTCGCTGAAATTACGACAGAGAAACAAATTACAGAAAAATAA
- the tadA gene encoding tRNA adenosine(34) deaminase TadA, whose amino-acid sequence MTQDELYMKEAIKEAKKAEEKGEVPIGAVLVMNDEIVSRAHNLRETEQRSIAHAEMLVIDEACKTLGTWRLEGATLYVTLEPCPMCAGAVVLSRVEKVVFGAFDPKGGCSGTLMNLLQEERFNHQAEVVSGVLEEECGEMLSSFFRELRKKKKAYRKNLSE is encoded by the coding sequence ATGACACAAGATGAACTTTATATGAAAGAAGCAATTAAAGAAGCGAAAAAAGCTGAAGAGAAAGGTGAAGTGCCAATCGGCGCAGTGCTTGTCATGAATGATGAAATTGTATCGCGTGCACATAATTTAAGAGAGACGGAGCAGCGGTCAATCGCTCATGCGGAAATGCTTGTGATTGATGAAGCGTGTAAGACGCTGGGAACATGGCGGCTGGAGGGTGCGACCCTTTATGTGACACTTGAGCCTTGTCCGATGTGTGCCGGTGCCGTCGTGCTTTCGCGAGTGGAAAAAGTGGTATTTGGTGCATTTGACCCTAAAGGCGGCTGTTCAGGCACGCTTATGAATCTTTTACAGGAAGAACGCTTTAACCACCAGGCTGAAGTGGTGAGCGGGGTGCTTGAGGAGGAATGTGGAGAAATGCTCAGTTCGTTTTTTAGAGAACTGCGAAAAAAGAAGAAAGCTTATAGGAAAAACTTGTCTGAGTAG